One part of the Andrena cerasifolii isolate SP2316 chromosome 4, iyAndCera1_principal, whole genome shotgun sequence genome encodes these proteins:
- the Pyd gene encoding zonula occludens-like protein polychaetoid isoform X3, with amino-acid sequence MKIFDKLFHNGKRRKRRRDSKKNSVKKRVQIPHDNFLLAGNQTRRHKRKYKNGDRGWEVHHVTVTRVPGYGFGIAVSGGRDNPHFTNGDPAIAISDVLKAGPAEGKLQVNDRIISANGISLEGADYGAAIRVLRDSGSTVLLVVKRRAASNSSSNLGNPTLQSHRLTLTRNNKKDDFGIVLGCRLYVKEVTRENTGVKPGDVLTRIGSVATDNMSLKEAKKLMDQCKDRLSIVVTRDNSCCHAQQQTKSETGEYLSGTTSYSSQNLYVPPPTRQPIEDKSNLVPRGRARGPLMDVSLSQLDLPATPTVDPPRPPPPRPEDYYSTRRQLYDEELSRNKLPMPDPRFITFQKEGSVGVRLSGGNETGVFVTAVQAGSPASLQGLQPGDKILKINDMDMKGVTREEAVLFLLSLQEQIDLIVQHRRQEYDQVVASGKGDSFHIKTHFHYEQPQKGEMSFRSGDVFHVVDTLHNGVVGSWQVFRIGRNNQEVQKGIIPNKARAEELATAQFNATKKEMSASESRGSFFRRRRSSHRRSKSLGRDHWDDVVFSDSVSKFPAYERVILRHPGFVRPVVLFGPVADLAREKLLKDFPDKFTSPQMENQLDDSVGKNTKSSGIIRLSAIREVMDRGKHALLDITPNAVDRLNYAQFYPIVIFLKAETKQIVKEMRAGIPKSAYKSSKKLLEQCQKLDKIWGHIFSAVITLTTPEAWYRKLRELIDRQQQGLLWMSQTKPEEALSDDFLFPMTSRLSYASSPESDLELSPAPALSGALGAPSRLKSSSDPSIATQDDIAAPPPYSTTYQQSFEQSKRRSQGGMGDGKYGFSLSGQVSNQSGSPEYLGGSFEPRASHHTPPDLPPRVDRNVKPSSQSTRNTIVRSAQERLLTKTDSVLDVANYINATPHKANATSSLERAQPKAGSYDSMSSYDSYNNTNGNASYGAQGLSTSTSRLGPNVPDDLKSSGVPARSHDPYRFTRSTAQPIPSHDPQTRTDYAKYRAIARKPRPLRRACRIYISSRDTLV; translated from the exons atgaaaatattcgacaaattatttcataatgggaagagaaggaaaaggaGACGCGATTCGAAAAAGAATTCGGTGAAGAAGAGGGTTCAGATACCACACGATAATTTCCTATTGGCTGGCAACCAGACAAGAAGGCATAAGCGAAAGTATAAG AACGGAGACAGAGGATGGGAGGTGCACCATGTCACAGTTACCAGAGTTCCCGGTTATGGATTCGGTATCGCGGTTTCCGGCGGCAGGGACAACCCTCATTTTACCAATGGGGATCCCGCTATTGCGATCTCCGACGTCCTTAAAGCTGGACCGGCTGAAGGGAAGCTACA AGTAAACGATCGTATAATATCTGCAAACGGGATATCATTGGAAGGCGCCGATTATGGAGCGGCCATCCGCGTCCTCAGGGACTCTGGGTCGACGGTTCTGTTAGTAGTCAAGCGCAGAGCTGCATCAAACTCTTCTAGCAATCTAGGGAACCCTACGCTTCAGAGTCACCGGCTGACTCTGACgagaaataataagaaagaCG ATTTCGGGATTGTCCTCGGTTGCCGGCTCTACGTGAAGGAAGTGACCCGAGAGAACACGGGGGTAAAACCGGGAGACGTTCTCACCCGAATAGGCAGCGTGGCGACGGACAATATGAGTCTGAAGGAAGCTAAGAAATTGATGGACCAATGTAAAGACAGATTGTCGATCGTGGTGACTCGAGATAATTCCTGCTGTCACGCTCAACAGCAAACAAAAAGTGAAACCGGGGAGTATCTCTCTGGAACGACAAGTTACAGTAGCCAGAACTTGTACGTTCCGCCGCCAACGAGGCAGCCGATAGAAGACAAGAGCAACCTTGTTCCTAGAGGCCGTGCCAGAGGACCTTTGATGGACGTCTCCCTTAGCCAGCTGGATCTTCCTGCGACTCCCACCGTGGATCCTCCGAGGCCACCGCCTCCTAGACCAGAAG ATTACTACAGCACAAGAAGACAACTCTATGACGAGGAGTTGTCTCGGAATAAGCTTCCAAT GCCGGATCCTCGATTCATTACTTTCCAAAAAGAAGGATCGGTGGGTGTTCGATTAAGCGGCGGAAATGAGACAGGCGTGTTCGTCACTGCTGTTCAAGCAGGGAGTCCGGCATCTCTTCAGGGCTTGCAACCTGGAGATAAAATTCTCAAG ATAAATGACATGGATATGAAGGGGGTGACAAGGGAAGAAGCGGTTCTTTTCCTGCTCAGTCTTCAAGAGCAGATCGACTTGATAGTTCAACATCGGCGACAAGAATACGATCAAGTAGTCGCTTCCGGGAAGGGTGACTCTTTTCACATTAA GACTCACTTCCACTACGAGCAACCGCAAAAGGGCGAAATGAGTTTCCGCAGCGGGGACGTATTCCACGTAGTAGACACGCTACACAATGGAGTCGTCGGCTCCTGGCAAGTTTTCCGTATCGGTAGGAACAATCAGGAAGTGCAGAAAGgaattattccgaataaagcaCGTGCCGAGGAGCTGGCGACCGCACAATTCAATGCAACGAAGAAGGAAATGAGTGCCAGTGAAAGCAGAGGTAGCTTCTTTAGGAGAAGGCGGAGCAGCCACAGGCGTTCGAAATCTCTTGGGAGA GATCACTGGGACGATGTAGTGTTCTCGGACAGTGTCAGCAAATTCCCAGCCTATGAGAGAGTCATTCTCAGGCATCCAGGTTTTGTCAGACCAGTAGTGCTTTTCGGACCTGTCGCAGATTTGGCCAGGGAAAAGCTTCTGAAAGATTTCCCCGACAAATTCACATCCCCGC AAATGGAGAATCAGTTGGATGATAGCGTTGGAAAGAACACAAAGTCGTCTGGTATCATTCGACTGAGTGCCATTAGAGAAGTGATGGACAGGGGGAAGCATGCGTTGCTAGATATCACTCCGAACGCAGTGGATCGACTGAATTACGCGCAGTTCTACCCGATAGTTATCTTCCTGAAAGCAGAGACGAAGCAGATCGTTAAAGAGATGCGCGCTGGGATCCCTAA ATCTGCGTACAAGAGCAGCAAGAAGCTTCTGGAGCAGTGTCAGAAGCTGGACAAAATTTGGGGCCACATCTTCAGCGCGGTGATCACGCTGACCACGCCGGAAGCCTGGTACCGAAAATTAAGGGAATTGATAGATCGGCAGCAACAGGGATTACTGTGGATGAGTCAAACCAAG CCGGAAGAGGCACTCTCGGATGACTTCCTATTCCCGATGACTTCTCGCCTCTCCTATGCTTCCTCTCCGGAGAGTGACTTGGAACTCAGCCCAGCACCGGCTTTGTCAGGTGCCCTGGGTGCACCGTCCAGATTGAAAAGCAGCTCTGACCCAAGCATTGCGACACAAGATGACATTGCTGCGCCACCACCATATTCCACCACTTATCAG CAATCCTTCGAGCAATCGAAGAGGAGATCCCAAGGAGGAATGGGAGACGGGAAGTACGGGTTCTCTTTATCAGGGCAAGTCAGCAATCAATCTGGATCGCCAGAATATCTGGGTGGCTCGTTTGAACCAAGGGCCTCTCACCATACGCCTCCCGATTTACCTCCACGCGTGGATCGCAATGTAAAGCCGAGCAGCCAGTCGACACGGAACACTATCGTGAGATCTGCTCAAGAACGGCTGCTCACTAAAACAGATTCAGTATTGGACGTCGCGAATTACATAAATGCCACGCCCCATAAAGCTAATGCTACGTCGTCGCTGGAGCGAGCTCAACCGAAAGCG GGAAGCTACGATAGTATGTCTTCCTATGACTCCTACAATAATACGAATGGGAACGCGAGTTACGGGGCGCAAGGCTTGAGCACGTCGACTAGTCGACTGGGCCCCAATGTGCCCGATGACTTGAAAAGCAGCGGTGTACCAGCGAGATCGCACGATCCGTACAGATTCACCAGATCTACAGCACAACCGATACCCAGTCACGATCCACAAACGCGAACAGATTACGCCAAATACAG AGCGATAGCGCGGAAACCTCGACCATTGAGAAGAGCTTGTAGAATATACATTTCTAGTCGCGATACATTAGTTTGA
- the Pyd gene encoding zonula occludens-like protein polychaetoid isoform X1 produces MKIFDKLFHNGKRRKRRRDSKKNSVKKRVQIPHDNFLLAGNQTRRHKRKYKNGDRGWEVHHVTVTRVPGYGFGIAVSGGRDNPHFTNGDPAIAISDVLKAGPAEGKLQVNDRIISANGISLEGADYGAAIRVLRDSGSTVLLVVKRRAASNSSSNLGNPTLQSHRLTLTRNNKKDDFGIVLGCRLYVKEVTRENTGVKPGDVLTRIGSVATDNMSLKEAKKLMDQCKDRLSIVVTRDNSCCHAQQQTKSETGEYLSGTTSYSSQNLYVPPPTRQPIEDKSNLVPRGRARGPLMDVSLSQLDLPATPTVDPPRPPPPRPEDYYSTRRQLYDEELSRNKLPMPDPRFITFQKEGSVGVRLSGGNETGVFVTAVQAGSPASLQGLQPGDKILKINDMDMKGVTREEAVLFLLSLQEQIDLIVQHRRQEYDQVVASGKGDSFHIKTHFHYEQPQKGEMSFRSGDVFHVVDTLHNGVVGSWQVFRIGRNNQEVQKGIIPNKARAEELATAQFNATKKEMSASESRGSFFRRRRSSHRRSKSLGRDHWDDVVFSDSVSKFPAYERVILRHPGFVRPVVLFGPVADLAREKLLKDFPDKFTSPQMENQLDDSVGKNTKSSGIIRLSAIREVMDRGKHALLDITPNAVDRLNYAQFYPIVIFLKAETKQIVKEMRAGIPKSAYKSSKKLLEQCQKLDKIWGHIFSAVITLTTPEAWYRKLRELIDRQQQGLLWMSQTKPEEALSDDFLFPMTSRLSYASSPESDLELSPAPALSGALGAPSRLKSSSDPSIATQDDIAAPPPYSTTYQQSFEQSKRRSQGGMGDGKYGFSLSGQVSNQSGSPEYLGGSFEPRASHHTPPDLPPRVDRNVKPSSQSTRNTIVRSAQERLLTKTDSVLDVANYINATPHKANATSSLERAQPKAGSYDSMSSYDSYNNTNGNASYGAQGLSTSTSRLGPNVPDDLKSSGVPARSHDPYRFTRSTAQPIPSHDPQTRTDYAKYSRTTDYKSITLPQNKPGGSYKPIPPPKPKNYRPPQTNLTQPENNGNEGANTHQHSKSYSIATSHAKGSNNVQRNSSQYYYNIPPPSRHDSNLGNSHHNLSHLPAPAHSHSLSHTHPHCSPPIASHSHSNSASQLSLGLSHNRNNANHNGYLVNNGHNASAQNFPASPGHNREPSGLDLAGSREQRGSAFELYRKPVHHYNAS; encoded by the exons atgaaaatattcgacaaattatttcataatgggaagagaaggaaaaggaGACGCGATTCGAAAAAGAATTCGGTGAAGAAGAGGGTTCAGATACCACACGATAATTTCCTATTGGCTGGCAACCAGACAAGAAGGCATAAGCGAAAGTATAAG AACGGAGACAGAGGATGGGAGGTGCACCATGTCACAGTTACCAGAGTTCCCGGTTATGGATTCGGTATCGCGGTTTCCGGCGGCAGGGACAACCCTCATTTTACCAATGGGGATCCCGCTATTGCGATCTCCGACGTCCTTAAAGCTGGACCGGCTGAAGGGAAGCTACA AGTAAACGATCGTATAATATCTGCAAACGGGATATCATTGGAAGGCGCCGATTATGGAGCGGCCATCCGCGTCCTCAGGGACTCTGGGTCGACGGTTCTGTTAGTAGTCAAGCGCAGAGCTGCATCAAACTCTTCTAGCAATCTAGGGAACCCTACGCTTCAGAGTCACCGGCTGACTCTGACgagaaataataagaaagaCG ATTTCGGGATTGTCCTCGGTTGCCGGCTCTACGTGAAGGAAGTGACCCGAGAGAACACGGGGGTAAAACCGGGAGACGTTCTCACCCGAATAGGCAGCGTGGCGACGGACAATATGAGTCTGAAGGAAGCTAAGAAATTGATGGACCAATGTAAAGACAGATTGTCGATCGTGGTGACTCGAGATAATTCCTGCTGTCACGCTCAACAGCAAACAAAAAGTGAAACCGGGGAGTATCTCTCTGGAACGACAAGTTACAGTAGCCAGAACTTGTACGTTCCGCCGCCAACGAGGCAGCCGATAGAAGACAAGAGCAACCTTGTTCCTAGAGGCCGTGCCAGAGGACCTTTGATGGACGTCTCCCTTAGCCAGCTGGATCTTCCTGCGACTCCCACCGTGGATCCTCCGAGGCCACCGCCTCCTAGACCAGAAG ATTACTACAGCACAAGAAGACAACTCTATGACGAGGAGTTGTCTCGGAATAAGCTTCCAAT GCCGGATCCTCGATTCATTACTTTCCAAAAAGAAGGATCGGTGGGTGTTCGATTAAGCGGCGGAAATGAGACAGGCGTGTTCGTCACTGCTGTTCAAGCAGGGAGTCCGGCATCTCTTCAGGGCTTGCAACCTGGAGATAAAATTCTCAAG ATAAATGACATGGATATGAAGGGGGTGACAAGGGAAGAAGCGGTTCTTTTCCTGCTCAGTCTTCAAGAGCAGATCGACTTGATAGTTCAACATCGGCGACAAGAATACGATCAAGTAGTCGCTTCCGGGAAGGGTGACTCTTTTCACATTAA GACTCACTTCCACTACGAGCAACCGCAAAAGGGCGAAATGAGTTTCCGCAGCGGGGACGTATTCCACGTAGTAGACACGCTACACAATGGAGTCGTCGGCTCCTGGCAAGTTTTCCGTATCGGTAGGAACAATCAGGAAGTGCAGAAAGgaattattccgaataaagcaCGTGCCGAGGAGCTGGCGACCGCACAATTCAATGCAACGAAGAAGGAAATGAGTGCCAGTGAAAGCAGAGGTAGCTTCTTTAGGAGAAGGCGGAGCAGCCACAGGCGTTCGAAATCTCTTGGGAGA GATCACTGGGACGATGTAGTGTTCTCGGACAGTGTCAGCAAATTCCCAGCCTATGAGAGAGTCATTCTCAGGCATCCAGGTTTTGTCAGACCAGTAGTGCTTTTCGGACCTGTCGCAGATTTGGCCAGGGAAAAGCTTCTGAAAGATTTCCCCGACAAATTCACATCCCCGC AAATGGAGAATCAGTTGGATGATAGCGTTGGAAAGAACACAAAGTCGTCTGGTATCATTCGACTGAGTGCCATTAGAGAAGTGATGGACAGGGGGAAGCATGCGTTGCTAGATATCACTCCGAACGCAGTGGATCGACTGAATTACGCGCAGTTCTACCCGATAGTTATCTTCCTGAAAGCAGAGACGAAGCAGATCGTTAAAGAGATGCGCGCTGGGATCCCTAA ATCTGCGTACAAGAGCAGCAAGAAGCTTCTGGAGCAGTGTCAGAAGCTGGACAAAATTTGGGGCCACATCTTCAGCGCGGTGATCACGCTGACCACGCCGGAAGCCTGGTACCGAAAATTAAGGGAATTGATAGATCGGCAGCAACAGGGATTACTGTGGATGAGTCAAACCAAG CCGGAAGAGGCACTCTCGGATGACTTCCTATTCCCGATGACTTCTCGCCTCTCCTATGCTTCCTCTCCGGAGAGTGACTTGGAACTCAGCCCAGCACCGGCTTTGTCAGGTGCCCTGGGTGCACCGTCCAGATTGAAAAGCAGCTCTGACCCAAGCATTGCGACACAAGATGACATTGCTGCGCCACCACCATATTCCACCACTTATCAG CAATCCTTCGAGCAATCGAAGAGGAGATCCCAAGGAGGAATGGGAGACGGGAAGTACGGGTTCTCTTTATCAGGGCAAGTCAGCAATCAATCTGGATCGCCAGAATATCTGGGTGGCTCGTTTGAACCAAGGGCCTCTCACCATACGCCTCCCGATTTACCTCCACGCGTGGATCGCAATGTAAAGCCGAGCAGCCAGTCGACACGGAACACTATCGTGAGATCTGCTCAAGAACGGCTGCTCACTAAAACAGATTCAGTATTGGACGTCGCGAATTACATAAATGCCACGCCCCATAAAGCTAATGCTACGTCGTCGCTGGAGCGAGCTCAACCGAAAGCG GGAAGCTACGATAGTATGTCTTCCTATGACTCCTACAATAATACGAATGGGAACGCGAGTTACGGGGCGCAAGGCTTGAGCACGTCGACTAGTCGACTGGGCCCCAATGTGCCCGATGACTTGAAAAGCAGCGGTGTACCAGCGAGATCGCACGATCCGTACAGATTCACCAGATCTACAGCACAACCGATACCCAGTCACGATCCACAAACGCGAACAGATTACGCCAAATACAG CCGCACAACCGATTACAAGTCGATAACGCTTCCACAAAACAAACCTGGGGGATCGTACAAGCCAATACCGCCTCCGAAGCCAAAAAACTACAGACCGCCGCAAACGAACTTGACGCAGCCAGAGAATAATGGGAACGAAGGAGCTAATACTCATCAACATTCGAAAAGCTACTCCATCGCTACGTCTCACGCAA AAGGCAGCAACAATGTTCAGCGCAACAGCAGCCAGTACTACTACAATATCCCGCCACCAAGCCGTCACGATTCAAATTTGGGAAATTCTCATCACAACTTGAGCCACCTTCCTGCACCTGCGCACAGTCACAGCCTGAGCCACACACACCCACATTGCAGCCCGCCAATAGCGTCTCACAGTCACAGTAATAGCGCCAGTCAATTGAGCCTTGGTCTCTCGCACAACAGAAACAACGCGAATCACAATGGATATCTTGTGAATAACGGTCACAACGCTTCTGCGCAAAATTTCCCAGCGAGCCCTGGGCATAACAGAGAACCGAGCGGACTGGACCTCGCCGGAAGTAGGGAGCAAAGGGGAAGCGCCTTCGAACTTTATCGCAAACCTGTACACCATTACAACGCCAG TTAA
- the Pyd gene encoding zonula occludens-like protein polychaetoid isoform X2 yields the protein MDRNDNNVSVGNSGNPLNSSTTTHGILHNTPGGTDTQNGDRGWEVHHVTVTRVPGYGFGIAVSGGRDNPHFTNGDPAIAISDVLKAGPAEGKLQVNDRIISANGISLEGADYGAAIRVLRDSGSTVLLVVKRRAASNSSSNLGNPTLQSHRLTLTRNNKKDDFGIVLGCRLYVKEVTRENTGVKPGDVLTRIGSVATDNMSLKEAKKLMDQCKDRLSIVVTRDNSCCHAQQQTKSETGEYLSGTTSYSSQNLYVPPPTRQPIEDKSNLVPRGRARGPLMDVSLSQLDLPATPTVDPPRPPPPRPEDYYSTRRQLYDEELSRNKLPMPDPRFITFQKEGSVGVRLSGGNETGVFVTAVQAGSPASLQGLQPGDKILKINDMDMKGVTREEAVLFLLSLQEQIDLIVQHRRQEYDQVVASGKGDSFHIKTHFHYEQPQKGEMSFRSGDVFHVVDTLHNGVVGSWQVFRIGRNNQEVQKGIIPNKARAEELATAQFNATKKEMSASESRGSFFRRRRSSHRRSKSLGRDHWDDVVFSDSVSKFPAYERVILRHPGFVRPVVLFGPVADLAREKLLKDFPDKFTSPQMENQLDDSVGKNTKSSGIIRLSAIREVMDRGKHALLDITPNAVDRLNYAQFYPIVIFLKAETKQIVKEMRAGIPKSAYKSSKKLLEQCQKLDKIWGHIFSAVITLTTPEAWYRKLRELIDRQQQGLLWMSQTKPEEALSDDFLFPMTSRLSYASSPESDLELSPAPALSGALGAPSRLKSSSDPSIATQDDIAAPPPYSTTYQQSFEQSKRRSQGGMGDGKYGFSLSGQVSNQSGSPEYLGGSFEPRASHHTPPDLPPRVDRNVKPSSQSTRNTIVRSAQERLLTKTDSVLDVANYINATPHKANATSSLERAQPKAGSYDSMSSYDSYNNTNGNASYGAQGLSTSTSRLGPNVPDDLKSSGVPARSHDPYRFTRSTAQPIPSHDPQTRTDYAKYSRTTDYKSITLPQNKPGGSYKPIPPPKPKNYRPPQTNLTQPENNGNEGANTHQHSKSYSIATSHAKGSNNVQRNSSQYYYNIPPPSRHDSNLGNSHHNLSHLPAPAHSHSLSHTHPHCSPPIASHSHSNSASQLSLGLSHNRNNANHNGYLVNNGHNASAQNFPASPGHNREPSGLDLAGSREQRGSAFELYRKPVHHYNAS from the exons ATGGACCGGAACGACAATAACGTGAGCGTCGGAAATTCGGGTAATCCCTTGAATTCGTCCACGACCACGCACGGTATTCTTCACAACACTCCCGGTGGAACTGACACGCAG AACGGAGACAGAGGATGGGAGGTGCACCATGTCACAGTTACCAGAGTTCCCGGTTATGGATTCGGTATCGCGGTTTCCGGCGGCAGGGACAACCCTCATTTTACCAATGGGGATCCCGCTATTGCGATCTCCGACGTCCTTAAAGCTGGACCGGCTGAAGGGAAGCTACA AGTAAACGATCGTATAATATCTGCAAACGGGATATCATTGGAAGGCGCCGATTATGGAGCGGCCATCCGCGTCCTCAGGGACTCTGGGTCGACGGTTCTGTTAGTAGTCAAGCGCAGAGCTGCATCAAACTCTTCTAGCAATCTAGGGAACCCTACGCTTCAGAGTCACCGGCTGACTCTGACgagaaataataagaaagaCG ATTTCGGGATTGTCCTCGGTTGCCGGCTCTACGTGAAGGAAGTGACCCGAGAGAACACGGGGGTAAAACCGGGAGACGTTCTCACCCGAATAGGCAGCGTGGCGACGGACAATATGAGTCTGAAGGAAGCTAAGAAATTGATGGACCAATGTAAAGACAGATTGTCGATCGTGGTGACTCGAGATAATTCCTGCTGTCACGCTCAACAGCAAACAAAAAGTGAAACCGGGGAGTATCTCTCTGGAACGACAAGTTACAGTAGCCAGAACTTGTACGTTCCGCCGCCAACGAGGCAGCCGATAGAAGACAAGAGCAACCTTGTTCCTAGAGGCCGTGCCAGAGGACCTTTGATGGACGTCTCCCTTAGCCAGCTGGATCTTCCTGCGACTCCCACCGTGGATCCTCCGAGGCCACCGCCTCCTAGACCAGAAG ATTACTACAGCACAAGAAGACAACTCTATGACGAGGAGTTGTCTCGGAATAAGCTTCCAAT GCCGGATCCTCGATTCATTACTTTCCAAAAAGAAGGATCGGTGGGTGTTCGATTAAGCGGCGGAAATGAGACAGGCGTGTTCGTCACTGCTGTTCAAGCAGGGAGTCCGGCATCTCTTCAGGGCTTGCAACCTGGAGATAAAATTCTCAAG ATAAATGACATGGATATGAAGGGGGTGACAAGGGAAGAAGCGGTTCTTTTCCTGCTCAGTCTTCAAGAGCAGATCGACTTGATAGTTCAACATCGGCGACAAGAATACGATCAAGTAGTCGCTTCCGGGAAGGGTGACTCTTTTCACATTAA GACTCACTTCCACTACGAGCAACCGCAAAAGGGCGAAATGAGTTTCCGCAGCGGGGACGTATTCCACGTAGTAGACACGCTACACAATGGAGTCGTCGGCTCCTGGCAAGTTTTCCGTATCGGTAGGAACAATCAGGAAGTGCAGAAAGgaattattccgaataaagcaCGTGCCGAGGAGCTGGCGACCGCACAATTCAATGCAACGAAGAAGGAAATGAGTGCCAGTGAAAGCAGAGGTAGCTTCTTTAGGAGAAGGCGGAGCAGCCACAGGCGTTCGAAATCTCTTGGGAGA GATCACTGGGACGATGTAGTGTTCTCGGACAGTGTCAGCAAATTCCCAGCCTATGAGAGAGTCATTCTCAGGCATCCAGGTTTTGTCAGACCAGTAGTGCTTTTCGGACCTGTCGCAGATTTGGCCAGGGAAAAGCTTCTGAAAGATTTCCCCGACAAATTCACATCCCCGC AAATGGAGAATCAGTTGGATGATAGCGTTGGAAAGAACACAAAGTCGTCTGGTATCATTCGACTGAGTGCCATTAGAGAAGTGATGGACAGGGGGAAGCATGCGTTGCTAGATATCACTCCGAACGCAGTGGATCGACTGAATTACGCGCAGTTCTACCCGATAGTTATCTTCCTGAAAGCAGAGACGAAGCAGATCGTTAAAGAGATGCGCGCTGGGATCCCTAA ATCTGCGTACAAGAGCAGCAAGAAGCTTCTGGAGCAGTGTCAGAAGCTGGACAAAATTTGGGGCCACATCTTCAGCGCGGTGATCACGCTGACCACGCCGGAAGCCTGGTACCGAAAATTAAGGGAATTGATAGATCGGCAGCAACAGGGATTACTGTGGATGAGTCAAACCAAG CCGGAAGAGGCACTCTCGGATGACTTCCTATTCCCGATGACTTCTCGCCTCTCCTATGCTTCCTCTCCGGAGAGTGACTTGGAACTCAGCCCAGCACCGGCTTTGTCAGGTGCCCTGGGTGCACCGTCCAGATTGAAAAGCAGCTCTGACCCAAGCATTGCGACACAAGATGACATTGCTGCGCCACCACCATATTCCACCACTTATCAG CAATCCTTCGAGCAATCGAAGAGGAGATCCCAAGGAGGAATGGGAGACGGGAAGTACGGGTTCTCTTTATCAGGGCAAGTCAGCAATCAATCTGGATCGCCAGAATATCTGGGTGGCTCGTTTGAACCAAGGGCCTCTCACCATACGCCTCCCGATTTACCTCCACGCGTGGATCGCAATGTAAAGCCGAGCAGCCAGTCGACACGGAACACTATCGTGAGATCTGCTCAAGAACGGCTGCTCACTAAAACAGATTCAGTATTGGACGTCGCGAATTACATAAATGCCACGCCCCATAAAGCTAATGCTACGTCGTCGCTGGAGCGAGCTCAACCGAAAGCG GGAAGCTACGATAGTATGTCTTCCTATGACTCCTACAATAATACGAATGGGAACGCGAGTTACGGGGCGCAAGGCTTGAGCACGTCGACTAGTCGACTGGGCCCCAATGTGCCCGATGACTTGAAAAGCAGCGGTGTACCAGCGAGATCGCACGATCCGTACAGATTCACCAGATCTACAGCACAACCGATACCCAGTCACGATCCACAAACGCGAACAGATTACGCCAAATACAG CCGCACAACCGATTACAAGTCGATAACGCTTCCACAAAACAAACCTGGGGGATCGTACAAGCCAATACCGCCTCCGAAGCCAAAAAACTACAGACCGCCGCAAACGAACTTGACGCAGCCAGAGAATAATGGGAACGAAGGAGCTAATACTCATCAACATTCGAAAAGCTACTCCATCGCTACGTCTCACGCAA AAGGCAGCAACAATGTTCAGCGCAACAGCAGCCAGTACTACTACAATATCCCGCCACCAAGCCGTCACGATTCAAATTTGGGAAATTCTCATCACAACTTGAGCCACCTTCCTGCACCTGCGCACAGTCACAGCCTGAGCCACACACACCCACATTGCAGCCCGCCAATAGCGTCTCACAGTCACAGTAATAGCGCCAGTCAATTGAGCCTTGGTCTCTCGCACAACAGAAACAACGCGAATCACAATGGATATCTTGTGAATAACGGTCACAACGCTTCTGCGCAAAATTTCCCAGCGAGCCCTGGGCATAACAGAGAACCGAGCGGACTGGACCTCGCCGGAAGTAGGGAGCAAAGGGGAAGCGCCTTCGAACTTTATCGCAAACCTGTACACCATTACAACGCCAG TTAA